The genomic stretch AAtctttaatactccctccaatttcatttattgttcccctttctttttggcATAAGAAATAAGGGAATTAATTAGGACCACACAATACACATGACTCCACATCAAATTGATTTTGGACCACGCAAAGttgtccaaaaaaggaaagagggaacaataaggaaaatggatggaaagggaaagaggaacaataaatgaaattggagggagtattaaataattatcatacatttttacgtcattttaccaaaaaccagctaccttttcagctagtttgccaaacaatttttatataatcaattaaattatccgttcctaattttcagttacattatcagttatcttttcagatttcagttagcttttcagttttcagctacttTTTCAGCTTTTAACTACCTTTTTCAAGTAgctttaccaaacagagcctaagacTAAAGCAGGTTAAATAACGGAATAAATAAGACGCTCTGCAAGTTCTTTTTGCCAATCTCTTGCCATTATTTACAAAGCATAAAGAGATATAAATCAGAAATTGTATAATTTGATAATATTGTTTTGTTTCAACAAAATTAACGAGCTGTATTATCATTTTTTGCATGTTCCTTAAAATCTAGAGTTCATGCGAATTCTCCCAAGTTATAACCTATCATACGATccatcaatactatatatatacatataattCGGAAATTtaatttcaatgtaattaaataaatagatctatacaaattaattatctTATAGAGTTtaggttgaagtataaattttgATAACACCAGAATATGGTGATTTTTCTTGAAAtaaacatgccccacttatgtTATAAATTTTGAGAACACCAGAATATGGTGATTTTGGAAATTATTACAAGGTAAATACATAAAAATAAGTTTTAAGGCAAGTTCTATTAACTTTATTTTTGAATACTAAAAGATCTAGAAACTTCTAATATAGCCTAAATCATAATCTTTCCTAGGCAAGATGGAATTAGGAAATGTACTTGaaatcaaagaaaaaaaaattgaacatcTATATATATACACAAGTCACAACCCCATCTAACACCAAAATTATTTACACATAACTGCTAAGAATAACAAAACATACGCTGTCTTCGTAAATTGGCATCCTAATACAAAAGAGACTTTTTTCGAGCAACTTACTTGAAAACGAACGAGAAGATGAGCAACATGAATAACCCACCTCTTTGTGCAAATGGATGCGGATTCTATGGGAATCCGACCCAACACAATCTTTGTTCTAAGTGTTACAAAGATTCCCTCAAGCAAGCTGCCTTACAACAAGAACAAACTCGTACTACTCGTACAAATAATAACAACAAAGACGACATCGTCACTAAGGTCGGTGTCGAAAGTGGGAGTGAGACTCAGATGAataagaagatgaagaagaggtGTGGTTGTTGCAAGAAACGGGTTGGGCTGACGGGTTTCGAGTGCAGGTGCGGAGAAGTGTATTGTGGGTCTCACAGGTACCCTGAGTTGCATTCTTGTCCGTTTGATTTCAAGGGACTCGAACTTGAGTCTTTGTCCAAGACTTTGTTTTCTGCGGCCGAGTGCAAGGCTGATAAACTTCATTACCGCTTGTAATTTGCGATTCATAAATATCATCTTAATCTAATTACCGCTATTAATTTCAGATTTATTATATCCACAGATTGTTTCCAGTGATTGTAAACATTTTTTCGAGTTCCTTGAGCCAATTGAAAAATTATTTGAGCCGTTTTAAGACATAGAATTCGCCTACACGTTCTTATGGAAGTCGGCCTTTTAAATTTTTTATACTACTTCATCTATCCcaatgaatagtttacatttgctttattttgtaaactATTCGCTAGGACGGAGGGGGTAAGATGTAAGGCAAGCTGTATCCTAAACGGCATAAACAAAAGACCTACATATATGATACGCCGTGTTAGAGGCTGCAGTGAGCCACTGATGCACTAATCAACAAACAACACACCAAGGAATTGTAAGATATTGAAAGGTTATAATTTTATTGAATGAATAACAATAGATACAAGAGACGTTTATATACTCGATACAAACTTGGAGAATAAGAAAGGCTAATTACATAAATTCCTAAAAGAACATAAGGAAAAGATATGAACAAAATATTGACAAGGCAATTAAGGAAAGACAAATAATACAAACTATAGCTACGAATATATACGAAATATTTACGAGATATTTCTAACACGGTCCCGCAAGATGGACGACCCAAAGGCGAGGCCAATCTTGGAAAAGAGATCAGAAAAACGAGCACGAGATAACGGTTTAGTGAGAGCGTCCGCAAGCTGATCATTACCGGAAATATGTTGAACACGTAAGTCACCATTTTGCACAAGTTCACGAACAAAATGAAATGCAATAGCCAAGTGCTTCATACGCGAGTGAAAAACGGGGTTGGCAGAGTAGTGGGTGGCAGAAAGATTATCACAGTAGATAACCGGTGAAGACGGGAGAGAAACACGAAGCTCACCAAGCAAAGAACGGAGCCAGAGAAGTTCCGCGGTTGTTTGAGCGACAGCGCGAAATTCCGCCTCAGTAGAAGACTGAGCTAAACCACGCTGCTTTTTAGAACCCCAAGAAAGCGGATTTCGACCAAGATAGGTAACAAAACCAGTGGTGGAGACATAAGAATCACGATCACCACCCCAATCGGCATCACTATATGCATGAAGCCGGGAAGGAGAAGTGCGATAGAGTTGAATCCCAGCATGAGTGGTACCATTAAGATAACGAAggacacgttttaaagccatccAGTGATGATCGGTGGGGCATTGCAtaaattgagcaagtttattaACACAAAATGCAATATCAGGCCGTGTAAAGGACAGATACTGCAGGCTGCCAACAATGGCACGGTACTCCGTCGGGTCGGAGTGAGATGGACTGCCTTCTCGACACAGGGTAGGGGAAGACGCCATGGGTGTTGGACTCGGTTTTGACTCAAGCATTTTGAAGCGATCAAGAAGGTCATGGGTGTATTTTGATTGAGTGAGAAGTAGTCCATGGGTGTTGGGGGTGACCTCTACACCTAAGAAATAGGACAGTGGTCCTAGGTCCTTAAGGGCAAACCGTGATGAAAGACCCGAAATAAAAGACGCAACATGAGATGGGTTCGGACCGGTAACGATTATATCGTCAACATAGACAAGTAAATAAATAGTGATAGACGAGGTGACATACAGGAATAAAGACGGGTCAGATTTTGCGGGTCGAAAACCACACGAGACCAGGTAGTTTTTGAGAGTTGTGTACCAGGCACGCGGGGCCTGTTTTAAGCCATAAATGGCTTTTGATAATTTACAGACAAAGGTGGGATTAGACGGGTCGACAAAATCAGCCGGTTGAGACATGTAAACGGTATCAGTGAGTgcaccttgcaagaaggcattatTGATATCAAGTTGTCGTAAAGGCCAGCCGTTGGTGAGAGCAAGAACAATAAGAGTACGTACCGTGGTTGGTTTAACAACCGGACTGAAGGTGTCCGAGTAGTCGATGCCGGGTCGTTGATTGAAACCCTTGGCAACGAGCCGAGCTTTATATT from Silene latifolia isolate original U9 population chromosome 5, ASM4854445v1, whole genome shotgun sequence encodes the following:
- the LOC141654764 gene encoding putative zinc finger A20 and AN1 domain-containing stress-associated protein 8; its protein translation is MSNMNNPPLCANGCGFYGNPTQHNLCSKCYKDSLKQAALQQEQTRTTRTNNNNKDDIVTKVGVESGSETQMNKKMKKRCGCCKKRVGLTGFECRCGEVYCGSHRYPELHSCPFDFKGLELESLSKTLFSAAECKADKLHYRL